One Castanea sativa cultivar Marrone di Chiusa Pesio chromosome 4, ASM4071231v1 DNA window includes the following coding sequences:
- the LOC142632910 gene encoding uncharacterized protein LOC142632910 encodes MASDSNFVQAAIPRFDGHYDHWSMLMENFLRSKEYWPIVESGIQAPAPNTVLTDAQKTELEGRKLKDLKAKNYLFQAIDRPILETILSKETSKDIWDSMQKKYEGFARVKRAQLQALRRDFETLQMKDGESVTSYCARTMEISNKMRFHGEKMEDVTIVEKILRSLTPKFDYVVCSIEESKDIDAFSLDELQSSLLVHEQKMN; translated from the coding sequence ATGGCTTCAGATTCAAATTTTGTGCAGGCGGCAATCCCACGTTTTGATGGTCACTATGACCATTGGAGTATGCTAATGGAGAATTTTCTACGGTCCAAAGAGTATTGGCCGATTGTTGAATCTGGAATTCAAGCACCAGCACCAAATACAGTCTTGACAGATGCCCAGAAAACAGAGTTGGAAGGGAGAAAGCTCAAAGATTTGAAGGCAAAAAATTACCTTTTCCAGGCAATTGATCGTCCCATCTTGGAAACAATTCTTAGCAAAGAAACTTCCAAAGATATTTGGGATTCCATGCAGAAGAAATATGAAGGCTTTGCTAGAGTGAAGCGTGCACAGCTTCAAGCTTTGAGAAGAGATTTTGAGACTCTACAAATGAAGGATGGAGAATCTGTCACCAGCTACTGTGCCAGGACTATGGAGATTAGCAACAAAATGCGCTTTCATGGTGAGAAGATGGAAGATGTCACCATTGTTGAAAAGATATTGCGTTCTTTGACACCAAAGTTTGATTATGTCGTGTGTTCCATTGAAGAATCGAAAGACATAGATGCATTTTCTCTTGATGAACTGCAGAGCTCCTTGTTGGTCCATGAACAGAAGATGAACTGA